GGATTGTCAGAGGGAGAGTTCGCTTAGGAAGGCCAACCTGATTCATGGGTTGGCCTTCTTTTCCCGGTTGCACCTGCTGAAAAATTGGCGTATGATGACTATAAATCGGCGGAATCAGCCGAATCTTTCGACTCATCGGCCATGATACCATGGGGAGCAAGAAGTGGGGGAGATCAAGTGAAATCGGCGATTTCTGAAGTGATGATGCGTGCCATCCTAAACACGATCGATGAGGGAATTCATGTGGTGAACGCGAAGGGAGTAACCATCTTTTATAACCGAGTGGCTGCTTCCCACGACAATCTCTCGGTGGAAGAGGTGATTGGACGGCCGATTTTGGAAGTTTTTCCCTCTTTAAGCAAAGAAACCAGTACATTGCTCCAGGTGGTCAAAACGGGCATTCCCATACTAAATCAGCAACAAAGCTACACCAATCTGAAAGGTGTCCGCATCACAACCGTAAACACGACGCTCCCCTTATGGGTAGATGGAAAGTTGATGGGAGCAGTGGAGATCGCCAAAGATATTACAAAGATCAAGGAATTGTCGGAAAAGTGGATCGATTTGCAGGTGAAGCTTCAAACGAAGCAACCCCTGAAAAAAAGAGGGAAGCTTCCTTCCCAAGCCCCCTTTACCTTGCAGGATCTGATCACCCAAAATCCGGAGATGATCCGGCTGAAGGAACGGGCGGCGAAGGCGGCCGAGACCTCATCTCCCATCCTGATCAGCGGGGAGACGGGGACCGGGAAAGAATTAGTTGTCCAAGGGATCCATAACGCCTCAAAGCGAAGGGATGGGCCTTTTATCGCCCAGAATTGTGCTGCCCTTCCCGGTACACTTCTGGAAGGCATCTTATTTGGGACGGTGAAGGGCAGCTTTACCGGCGCGGAGAACCGCCCCGGCCTCTTTGAATTGGCGGATGGGGGAACCCTCTTTCTCGACGAGTTAAATTCGATGCCGATGGACC
The DNA window shown above is from Thermicanus aegyptius DSM 12793 and carries:
- a CDS encoding sigma 54-interacting transcriptional regulator codes for the protein MMRAILNTIDEGIHVVNAKGVTIFYNRVAASHDNLSVEEVIGRPILEVFPSLSKETSTLLQVVKTGIPILNQQQSYTNLKGVRITTVNTTLPLWVDGKLMGAVEIAKDITKIKELSEKWIDLQVKLQTKQPLKKRGKLPSQAPFTLQDLITQNPEMIRLKERAAKAAETSSPILISGETGTGKELVVQGIHNASKRRDGPFIAQNCAALPGTLLEGILFGTVKGSFTGAENRPGLFELADGGTLFLDELNSMPMDLQAKFLRVLQEGMVRRIGGTQVTPVDVRVIAAMNRAPQEALSAGELRMDLFYRIQVVHLELPPLRRRREDIPLLIDHFLRKFNLLFNKGVTGVEKEVMERLVAYHWPGNVRELENRIESAMNWVEGEILLREHFPAEIMGEDTEEKSRQEMGSGPYGAPLSAETLHLRNALQETEERFIGQAMRIAKGNVQKAAILLGIPRQTLQYKLKKWKGRIDR